The following coding sequences lie in one Methylotuvimicrobium alcaliphilum 20Z genomic window:
- a CDS encoding NAD(P)/FAD-dependent oxidoreductase, with protein sequence MTTIPDITIIGGGIIGLLTARELTMAGARVSILEKNTIGQESSWAGGGILLPIYPWRQPSAISELVRHSLKLYPRLTSELKTATGIDPEWSPCGLFISRNPDIEQAIDWCDRYSINYRTEQTPSLDNLNCDPLNPLWLPDIAHARNPRLLKSARRDAENRNIELIEHCDVQNVTVKNGRIVSLTTDRGERPVGHLMVCAGAWTKTLFERFFSEFAAPEIQPIKGQMLLYDAPPNLLPGMILENDHYLIPRLDGKILVGSSVEHCGFDKSTSETTYRRLKSFAAHLCPALKTMPIITHWAGLRPGTEHGVPYIFRHPDLDNLSVNAGHFRNGLVMAPASARLMADLILGETPLIDLEPYSLFATH encoded by the coding sequence ATGACTACCATTCCTGACATAACGATTATCGGCGGCGGCATTATCGGCCTCTTGACCGCCCGCGAACTCACCATGGCCGGCGCACGCGTGAGCATTCTGGAAAAAAACACTATCGGCCAAGAGTCTTCCTGGGCCGGCGGCGGCATTTTATTGCCGATTTATCCGTGGCGACAGCCTAGCGCGATTTCCGAATTGGTCCGGCACAGTTTAAAACTTTATCCTAGACTCACGTCGGAGCTGAAAACAGCGACCGGCATCGACCCCGAATGGAGTCCATGCGGCTTGTTTATCAGCCGCAATCCCGATATCGAACAGGCTATCGACTGGTGCGATCGCTATAGCATTAATTATCGAACCGAGCAAACGCCGAGTTTGGATAACCTGAATTGCGATCCGCTCAATCCGCTCTGGCTGCCCGATATCGCCCATGCCCGCAATCCTCGCCTATTGAAATCGGCCCGCCGAGATGCGGAAAACCGAAACATCGAGTTGATCGAACATTGCGATGTGCAAAACGTCACGGTTAAAAACGGCAGAATCGTTTCGTTGACTACCGATCGAGGCGAGCGTCCGGTCGGTCATCTAATGGTCTGCGCCGGTGCCTGGACGAAAACGCTATTCGAGCGTTTCTTTTCCGAATTCGCGGCACCTGAAATCCAACCTATCAAAGGCCAAATGCTGCTTTACGACGCGCCACCCAACCTCTTGCCGGGCATGATTCTCGAGAACGATCACTATTTGATTCCGCGCCTCGACGGTAAAATACTGGTCGGCAGCAGCGTCGAACATTGCGGCTTCGATAAATCGACCTCCGAAACGACTTACCGCCGACTGAAGTCCTTTGCCGCACATTTATGCCCGGCATTGAAAACGATGCCGATCATAACGCATTGGGCCGGCTTGCGCCCCGGCACCGAGCATGGCGTTCCTTATATTTTTCGGCATCCCGACCTTGACAATTTGAGCGTTAACGCCGGCCATTTTCGTAACGGCCTAGTCATGGCGCCGGCATCGGCTCGCTTGATGGCAGACTTGATTCTCGGCGAAACGCCGCTGATCGACTTGGAACCTTATAGCTTATTTGCTACTCATTAA
- a CDS encoding OmpA family protein, which yields MNRKLVYLSLAILAPALTACTSPAKDIPALRSEMDAAVAGNLGQALYHWEAAEERFEEANHILGHWQNDHYWNIDQRQKAMNAARDAANHRLESEKAMCNWLTEVHSDNHDKAGQVQRTGAFFSTGSATPYNTNHHDINLIGQYLKTHPEATADVVAYTDTVGSAASNKSLAERRAASVANMLRQAGARPNQLRTSAVGEADGPNNTPNQKHRVVKISTVHAGYKDCAHLQ from the coding sequence ATGAACAGAAAACTTGTATACCTGTCGCTTGCTATATTGGCTCCGGCATTAACGGCCTGTACCTCCCCCGCGAAGGACATTCCCGCTTTAAGATCGGAAATGGACGCTGCGGTAGCCGGAAACCTTGGGCAAGCGCTGTACCATTGGGAAGCCGCTGAAGAAAGATTCGAAGAGGCCAATCACATACTAGGACATTGGCAAAACGACCATTATTGGAATATCGATCAGCGGCAAAAAGCGATGAATGCGGCTCGCGATGCGGCCAATCATCGTCTGGAATCGGAAAAAGCCATGTGCAATTGGTTGACTGAGGTGCATAGCGATAATCACGATAAAGCGGGTCAAGTCCAAAGAACCGGCGCATTCTTTAGCACCGGTAGCGCAACGCCTTATAATACCAATCATCATGATATCAATTTGATCGGTCAGTATCTGAAAACGCATCCAGAGGCTACCGCAGACGTCGTGGCCTATACCGATACGGTCGGCAGCGCGGCAAGCAACAAAAGCCTAGCCGAGCGTCGTGCGGCATCCGTCGCGAATATGCTGAGGCAAGCAGGTGCTAGACCGAATCAATTGCGGACATCGGCAGTAGGCGAAGCGGATGGGCCAAACAATACGCCCAATCAAAAACACCGTGTCGTCAAAATTAGCACTGTGCATGCCGGATATAAAGACTGCGCTCATTTGCAATAA
- the dmeF gene encoding CDF family Co(II)/Ni(II) efflux transporter DmeF: MRDADSKLSCNLHRDIEQHKKAEKKTSFVLFLTAVTMVAEITAGIFYGSMALLADGWHMGTHVAAFMITVFAYRYARKNARNPRFSFGTGKVGVLGGFASAVTLAVVAAVMAMESVKYLFEPQNIRFDEAIVVAGIGLLINLLCALILIDRHDHGHGDEHDHHRDHNLEAAFFHVLADALTSVLAIAALLSGKYYGLNWLDPAMGILGALIILRWSMTLLKKTGPILLDGSIEENYTAAIKMTLENDSDNRVSDLHVWQIGPNQYAAIVAVTTRFPKPPDYYKALLGDFRRIKHITVEVQGLASQ, translated from the coding sequence ATGCGCGACGCGGATTCAAAACTGAGTTGCAATTTGCACAGGGATATCGAACAGCATAAAAAAGCCGAGAAAAAGACGAGTTTCGTCCTTTTTTTAACCGCCGTGACAATGGTGGCCGAAATAACGGCAGGAATCTTTTATGGTTCGATGGCCTTATTGGCTGACGGTTGGCACATGGGTACCCATGTCGCGGCGTTCATGATCACGGTATTTGCTTATCGTTACGCCAGAAAAAACGCCCGTAATCCTAGGTTTTCATTCGGCACCGGTAAAGTCGGCGTGTTAGGCGGCTTTGCCAGTGCGGTTACGTTGGCTGTCGTTGCCGCGGTCATGGCGATGGAGTCGGTCAAATATCTGTTCGAGCCGCAAAACATTCGTTTCGACGAAGCGATCGTGGTGGCCGGCATCGGCTTGTTAATCAACTTGCTGTGCGCGCTAATACTGATTGATCGGCATGATCACGGGCACGGCGACGAGCACGATCATCACCGCGATCATAATCTCGAGGCGGCGTTTTTTCATGTGTTGGCCGATGCATTGACCTCGGTTTTAGCGATTGCCGCATTGCTGAGCGGAAAATATTACGGATTGAATTGGCTGGATCCTGCGATGGGAATTTTGGGCGCATTGATCATCTTGCGTTGGTCGATGACCTTGTTGAAGAAAACCGGGCCAATATTGCTGGACGGCAGTATCGAAGAAAATTACACGGCCGCGATTAAGATGACGCTGGAAAATGATTCGGATAATCGGGTTTCCGATCTTCATGTCTGGCAAATCGGCCCTAACCAATACGCCGCGATCGTTGCCGTGACGACTCGTTTTCCGAAGCCTCCGGACTATTACAAAGCCTTGCTCGGCGATTTTCGCCGAATCAAACACATCACGGTCGAAGTGCAGGGCTTGGCATCGCAATGA
- a CDS encoding exosortase system-associated protein, TIGR04073 family produces the protein MNKNKLITAGLLVGTLVTASPGYADDHDHGYLSGFTKKVSQGFFNTTTGWIEIPKNIVNISSDSNIFVGMSWGLLRGVGHGVSRTVIGVAELVTSPIPTSDYITPPYVWDRFSEDTRYFGAHYPGFWTTYGPLDDGE, from the coding sequence ATGAATAAAAATAAATTAATCACCGCCGGCCTGTTAGTCGGCACACTCGTAACAGCAAGTCCGGGATATGCCGATGATCACGATCACGGGTATTTGTCCGGCTTTACTAAGAAAGTTAGTCAGGGGTTTTTTAACACGACGACAGGGTGGATCGAAATACCAAAAAATATCGTCAATATCAGCAGCGATTCTAATATATTTGTTGGCATGAGCTGGGGGTTGTTACGTGGCGTGGGTCATGGTGTGAGTCGGACAGTCATTGGTGTGGCTGAGCTGGTTACCTCCCCGATTCCTACAAGCGACTATATTACTCCGCCTTATGTGTGGGACCGTTTCAGTGAAGATACGCGTTATTTCGGCGCCCATTATCCGGGTTTTTGGACGACTTACGGTCCATTGGATGACGGCGAATAA